A section of the Thunnus albacares chromosome 6, fThuAlb1.1, whole genome shotgun sequence genome encodes:
- the bicra gene encoding BRD4-interacting chromatin-remodeling complex-associated protein isoform X3: MDDEDGRCLLDVICDPEALNDFLHGSETHGHVPEVQPAVQLSANEPAGLPRVSVDLDFLEDDDILGGSPGGEGGSNGIGTNHEPCDILQQSLAEANITEQSLQEAEAELDLGSFGIPGLTQVVQTLPDPSLSGAGGAAVGVGIGVGGAAAIFPGSAQSTTATPPNATADMLGSVLAQQGLQLQPQVMNKAISVQPFMQPVGLGNVTLQPISSLQPLPNGSQSGHLGIGQIQVVGQPTVMTINQSGQPILAKAMGGYQLHQSGPEVSGAGSQAGLGGSGGGLLIQGNKATLGSPALNGPAVCVSSTNSSSGGTMTAPAGLVGFGSSPLSSGIGPQSQTQGQIMQNVIIQRTPTPIQPKPPQGGAIQPKLFKQQQQPQQPQPAPQPLQNDAHKALGLQQLPVSAAQNVAFLTGKPGSNVVLSTQATTQGPQFQQTLFKQQAAQPSGKPLSVHLLNQSGSIVIPSQTVLQGQNHQFLLPPLQAGGQILTQHPGGHIITSQGPGGQLIANQILTANQNINLGQVLTSQGHPGAAHILSGPIQLQPGQMGTPTLFQMPVSLAQSQSQTQTHTVSGHAQTVIQGMPIQNSLTMLSQVEGLSPAVSLQPALQPQPGGVPSSSSTGAATMAQGQPGECVTVLGSSTDQAAHPTQQHVPQSSILAMQPTSSVSTATTVPSSSPSMSVSTSSSVTAVGLVPPQAQHSPGRLLFTNSSMILSQESLQMFLQQEQHHQTENESTPSVGVPASVIVSSNNITTPAPAVHDSQLTDSWVGQSHSSSPGLSHMTAVVKQVPSSGHQQPLKIQGMSPSPALTSHATAPPVADSPQPSQSPLTLSQQIQSPHHQQQSRPPSQPQPQSQTPSRSCTPSSHPPLFIVHNQIAESPQPTPQGQPQQTQPQQAHIQVQLQSQPRPASQPAPYQQEQPPMSQSPKPPPAPPVQHQFTAPPVSTSASAVVKTQVPIQGLSAEQQHHLQLVGAQIQTLSAITQPSPQQKQLLEKLHQVQQNILLQSKQSAQPLPLPQATSQFSSQQDVPVDKVVITSSASAGTPAQLPSVLVKTPATASSDLKVFSGAQGPAGAMVNQTVTPASLTQPAQVQPKPGVISSVGGMTLGKGGMQIQVLGTSLTQMPAPQPPAPVQTQTTMKMPFSAEPSKEARMLEQLRKQQGSVLHPNYSAPFHSVEDTLHRLLPYHLYQGTANSSQDYQRVDDEFERVSCQLLKRTQAMLDKYRYLLFTESKQRMGPSAEMVMIDRMFIQEEKIALSQDKILAKERPEEFMANARMLESVISSQQKSPSAEPTSVAAAAAAAPAGPAPEPAAPAPAPLPNVTPNPPTTPIPAPAPPPPAAPSTTPFPPTKLVIKQGGGGASVSWSSSCPTPPAAATRLVAEPISQSSSTFSRTPAASSSLSSSSSSFNSQVADDDDALPQRTSKPPIKTYEARRRIGLKLKIKQDQTGFSKVVHNTALDPVHTPQPQQSSQSISQTQPEATVPHPKSYPLSTPPTSVIRTQSPICTASSSSSVTTATTQSNPPLRGNVPPSAAPSSSTSSSHTWSSSTSSFSSSSSSSSSSTQMNGTLDHHDAGGVKHNPASTATPSQTTCRLPLRKTYRENISPRVRPGVPGGGDESVSYPRPTLSPPRHEGSSSPSERTVIASVKVEKRGREALHPHTGSSHETCRLGSAVQGLDDVDEVFNHGIKTTQHHHLPQLMDREGAKGRGEEHTDQETDVSKYKRAKGKNRQRAAGTFRMDQHAPGPPSPESSLTRDSLLPAKRCKSDSPDMDNASFSSGSPPDDSLNEHLQCAIDSILNLQQEPSARGHIKGGNSRPHQHQSQRPGGSAASSHRPSVPSSSSASSSSSLAQHPQVGGRGHNGSLVPQTQSR; this comes from the exons ATGGATGATGAAGACGGCAGGTGCCTTCTAGATGTAATTTG TGACCCAGAAGCTCTCAATGACTTTCTTCATGGATCTGAGACCCAT GGCCATGTTCCAGAGGTCCAGCCTGCTGTCCAGCTGTCGGCCAATGAGCCAGCAGGCCTGCCCAGAGTCAGTGTTGACCTGGACTTCCTGGAGGATGATGACATCCTGGGTGGATCCCCAGGTGGTGAAGGTGGGAGCAATGGCATTGGGACAAATCACGAGCCATGTGACATCCTGCAGCAGAGCTTGGCTGAAGCCAACATTACAGAGCAAAGCCTACAAGAGGCAGAGGCTGAGCTGGACCTGGGCTCCTTTGGAATTCCAGGCCTTACGCAGGTGGTTCAGACACTGCCTGATCCCAGCCTCTCTGGGGCTGGAGGCGCTGCTGTTGGTGTAGGCATAGGTgttggaggagcagcagcaatTTTCCCTGGGTCAGCCCAAAGCACCACTGCTACTCCTCCCAATGCCACAGCTGACATGCTAGGGTCAGTGCTTGCTCAGCAAGGCCTCCAGCTCCAACCCCAGGTCATGAACAAGGCCATTAGCGTTCAGCCATTTATGCAGCCTGTGGGCCTGGGAAATGTGACGCTTCAACCCATTTCAAGTCTCCAACCTCTTCCTAATGGGAGTCAGTCTGGACATTTGGGTATCGGACAGATTCAGGTTGTGGGTCAGCCCACAGTCATGACTATCAATCAGTCTGGGCAGCCAATCCTGGCTAAAGCCATGGGTGGTTACCAGCTGCACCAGTCTGGGCCAGAGGTATCAGGTGCTGGTTCTCAGGCGGGGCTTGGAGGCTCAGGAGGTGGACTTCTGATCCAAGGTAACAAAGCCACTTTGGGATCTCCAGCTTTAAATGGACCGGCTGTTTGTGTTAGcagcacaaacagcagcagtggcgGTACAATGACTGCTCCTGCTGGACTTGTGGGCTTTGGAAGCTCCCCTCTAAGTTCAGGAATTGGACCCCAGTCGCAAACTCAAGGCCAAATCATGCAGAACGTGATCATTCAGCGCACACCAACACCCATTCAGCCTAAACCCCCTCAGGGGGGAGCCATCCAACCGAAACTGttcaaacagcaacaacagccacaacagccACAGCCAGCGCCCCAACCCCTGCAAAACGATGCCCACAAGGCTCTAGGGCTGCAGCAACTTCCAGTTTCTGCTGCTCAAAACGTAGCCTTCCTGACTGGAAAACCAGGCTCTAATGTTGTCCTGAGTACTCAAGCCACAACACAAGGCCCTCAGTTTCAACAAACCCTGTTCAAGCAACAAGCTGCACAACCATCTGGCAAGCCCCTCAGTGTACACTTATTAAACCAATCAGGCAGCATCGTTATTCCCTCTCAGACAGTTCTACAAGGTCAGAACCACCAGTTTCTCCTGCCACCACTACAGGCAGGTGGGCAGATTCTGACCCAACACCCCGGGGGCCACATCATAACTAGTCAGGGTCCTGGTGGACAGCTCATTGCAAACCAGATTTTAACTGCAAACCAGAACATCAACTTGGGCCAGGTGTTGACTTCACAGGGCCATCCTGGGGCTGCCCACATCCTCTCTGGACCCATCCAGCTCCAGCCTGGGCAGATGGGCACACCCACCCTCTTTCAGATGCCTGTCTCATTGGCTCAGAGTCAAAGCCAGACACAGACCCACACTGTCTCAGGTCATGCCCAGACAGTCATACAAGGCATGCCAATACAGAACTCCCTGACCATGCTGAGTCAGGTGGAGGGGTTGAGCCCCGCAGTCAGCCTTCAGCCAGCCCTGCAGCCCCAGCCAGGTGGAgtccccagcagcagcagcaccggAGCAGCAACCATGGCTCAGGGCCAGCCTGGAGAGTGTGTTACTGTGCTAGGAAGCTCCACAGACCAGGCTGCTCATCCCACCCAGCAGCATGTACCACAGTCCTCTATCCTCGCCATGCAACCGACTTCGTCTGTGTCCACGGCTACCACAGTACCCTCCTCTTCTCCGTCCATGTCTGTGTCCACCTCTTCCTCTGTGACAGCAGTGGGGCTGGTCCCCCCTCAGGCTCAACACAGTCCAGGGAGGTTATTGTTCACCAACTCAAGCATGATCCTGAGCCAGGAGTCTCTGCAGATGTTTCTGCAACAG GAGCAGCACCACCAAACAGAGAATGAGTCAACCCCCTCTGTGGGCGTACCAGCGTCTGTAATCGtcagcagcaacaacatcaCTACTCCAGCCCCCGCTGTCCATGACAGCCAATTAACTGACTCTTGGGTGGGTCAGAGCCACAGCTCTTCCCCTGGCCTCTCCCACATGACAGCAGTGGTAAAGCAG GTACCCTCCAGTGGACATCAGCAGCCCCTGAAGATCCAGGGCATGTCCCCCTCACCGGCCTTGACCAGTCACGCCACAGCACCCCCGGTGGCAGACAGCCCCCAGCCTTCCCAGTCTCCTCTTACTCTGAGCCAGCAGATCCAGTCGCCACACCATCAACAGCAGTCGCGTCCTCCCTCTCAGCCTCAGCCGCAGTCTCAAACTCCCTCCCGCTCATGCACACCTTCATCTCACCCTCCGCTCTTTATTGTCCATAACCAAATTGCAGAGTCCCCCCAACCAACTCCGCAAGGTCAGCCACAGCAGACGCAGCCCCAACAGGCACACATTCAAGTTCAGCTTCAGTCTCAGCCACGGCCGGCCTCTCAGCCGGCGCCCTACCAACAAGAACAACCTCCTATGTCACAGTCACCCAAGCCTCCTCCTGCACCACCTGTACAGCACCAGTTCACTGCTCCTCCTGTCAGCACTTCTGCCAGTGCTGTAGTGAAAACCCAGGTTCCCATCCAGGGCctgtcagcagagcagcagcaccaccTGCAATTAGTAGGAGCGCAAATTCAGACCCTGTCAGCCATCACCCAACCCTCACCTCAGCAGaaacagctgctggagaagCTGCACCAG GTCCAGCAGAACATCCTGCTGCAGTCCAAGCAGTCTGCTCagcctctgcctctgcctcaAGCAACCAGTCAGTTCAGCTCCCAGCAAGACGTGCCTGTCGACAAAGTGGTGATAACATCATCAGCCAGCGCCGGTACACCTGCTCAGCTTCCCTCAGTGCTCGTCAAAACTCCTGCTACAG CCTCAAGTGACTTAAAGGTATTCTCAGGAGCCCAAGGGCCAGCTGGAGCAATGGTGAATCAGACTGTCACTCCTGCCAGCCTTACCCAGCCTGCACAG GTTCAGCCAAAGCCAGGAGTGATCAGCTCAGTTGGTGGGATGACTCTGGGGAAAGGTGGGATGCAGATACAGGTGTTAGGAACTAGTCTGACTCAAATGCCTGCTCCACAGCCCCCTGCTCCAGTACAAACTCAG ACGACAATGAAGATGCCTTTCAGTGCAGAGCCCAGCAAAGAAGCGAG GATGCTAGAACAGCTGAGGAAACAGCAAGGTTCAGTGCTTCACCCAAACTACAGTGCTCCTTTCCACTCTGTTGAGGACACACTGCACAGATTGCTGCCTTACCATCTCTACCAGGGAACTGCCAACTCTTCTCAAGACTATCAAAGAG TGGATGATGAATTTGAGAGGGTCTCCTGCCAGCTGCTGAAAAGGACCCAGGCTATGCTGGATAAATATCGCTACCTGCTCTTTACAGAGTCAAAG CAGAGAATGGGCCCCTCGGCTGAGATGGTGATGATTGACCGGATGTTCATTCAGGAGGAGAAGATTGCATTAAGTCAGGACAAGATTTTGGCCAAGGAGAGACCAG AGGAGTTTATGGCAAACGCACGCATGTTGGAGAGTGTAATTTCATCACAACAGAAATCACCTTCTGCTGAGCCCACCTCAGtagccgctgctgctgctgccgccccCGCTGGCCCTGCTCCAGAACCGGCAGCTCCTGCCCCAGCCCCTCTTCCAAACGTCACCCCGAATCCTCCTACTACACCCATCCCGGCTCCTGCTCCACCACCTCCCGCTGCCCCTTCAACCACCCCTTTCCCTCCGACAAAACTGGTAATAAAGCAGGGTGGAGGCGGAGCCTCTGTGTCCTGGTCCAGCAGCTGCCCCACACCTCCAGCTGCAGCCACCAGGCTGGTGGCCGAACCCATCAGCCAGAGCTCCTCCACCTTCAGCCGTACTCCAGCAGCATcgtcctccctctcctcctcctcctcttccttcaaCTCTCAAGTGGCCGACGATGACGACGCTCTCCCACAGCGAACCAGCAAACCACCTATCAAGACCTACGAGGCTCGCAGGAGAATAGGCTTGAAGCTGAAGATCAAGCAGGATCAAACGGGGTTCAGTAAGGTGGTCCACAACACTGCCTTAGACCCAGTGCACACACCTCAACCTCAGCAGAGCAGCCAGTCCATATCTCAAACTCAGCCTGAAGCTACTGTACCGCACCCAAAGTCCTACCCTTTATCAACCCCTCCCACTAGCGTCATCAGAACTCAGTCACCCATATGCACTGCTTCTTCGTCCTCATCAGTCACCACAGCAACCACCCAGTCTAACCCGCCACTAAGAGGTAACGTTCCCCCTAGTGCTGCCCCATCTTCCTCTACCTCTTCCTCTCATACTTGGTCGTCGTccacttcctccttctcctcctcctcctcctcctcctcctcgtccacTCAAATGAACGGGACGTTGGATCACCATGACGCGGGCGGGGTCAAACACAATCCTGCCTCCACTGCCACTCCCTCACAGACCACCTGTCGCCTCCCCCTTCGAAAAACCTACCGGGAAAACATAAGTCCCCGGGTCAGACCTGGTGTCCCGGGGGGAGGAGACGAGAGCGTGTCCTACCCTAGACCCACGCTGTCACCCCCCAGGCACGAGGGCTCATCTTCTCCCTCAGAGCGGACAGTGATAGCCAGCGTGAAGGTGGAGAAAAGAGGCAGGGAGGCCTTGCATCCTCACACGGGGTCAAGCCACGAAACGTGCCGCTTAGGGAGTGCAGTGCAGGGGCTGGACGACGTGGACGAGGTGTTTAACCATGGTATCAAAACCACACAACACCATCATCTCCCACAGCTTATGGACAGGGAGGGGGCAaaagggagaggggaggagcaCACAGACCAAGAGACAGATGTAAGTAAATACAAGAGGGCgaaaggaaaaaacagacagagggCAGCCGGGACATTCAGAATGGACCAGCACGCCCCTGGGCCTCCCTCTCCAGAGTCCTCCTTAACACGAGACTCTTTGCTTCCTGCCAAACGCTGCAAGTCAGACTCCCCCGACATGGATAACGCCAGCTTCTCCAGCGGCAGCCCTCCAGACGACTCTCTGAACGAACACCTGCAGTGCGCCATCGACAGCATCCTCAATCTGCAGCAGGAGCCCTCTGCCCGCGGGCACATTAAAGGGGGCAACAGCAGGCCCCACCAACACCAAAGCCAGCGCCCAGGGGGCTCTGCAGCCTCATCCCACAGACCCTCAgtcccatcctcctcctctgcttcctcgtcctcctcccTGGCCCAGCACCCTCAGGTCGGTGGCCGTGGCCACAATGGCAGCCTGGTGCCCCAGACTCAAAGCAGATAA